GTATCGCCTTGACCCGGCTGACGGGGAGCACCTCTACCCTAACAAGACTCCCGAGGATAAGGAGGTGCTTGCGAAGTTAGGCAACGACTATTTAGAGGATGACCTCAGGCAACGCTTCCCAGACAAGCCAATCGTGCTCACCATTCAAGCACATGTAGCTGGCCCTGATGATGTGCTAGATGACGCTACTAAGCCATACCAGAGCAAGACGTTCATCCCCGTTGGCAAATTGGAGATCAACAAGGTTTCGGACGACAATGCTGCTAAACAGCAGCAGATCGCATTTCATCCTAACCCGGAGAAGGGAGGTATACAAGGCATTAAGTCGTCTGACGATCCTTTGATCCAAGCACGGAAGGGCGTTTACTGGATCAGTTCGGATCAGCGAAGACATGAGAAGCAGGTTGAGTAGAATACTGTTGGTGATAAGTCCTGGTAGTTAGAATGGATCCCAGCGACTGTTAGCTTAGGCGCATCTCTGTGGAGCTTTGGCATTTTCCAACTCCCCTGAGTGCCCTTACATACTGAAAGCAATAGTTATCTGTAAACCGTCTTAGTATTAGTATGAAACAATCAATATTCGTCAGTTTACCCAAAGCTTTACTCATTATTTCCACTAATAACTAGAAACAGTTTATGCTTATTCATAGGCAGCTAAGAGTTCCAAGGCACTTGGATCTGAGGCAGATTTGTCCGTGGCTGCGTATCAGTGAGGCGTTCCTGTTGTTTCAACGCCTTCTCGGAAATGAGCCTGCATCTTGAGTCTCTATCCAAGCAATTCTGCTCTGGTTGTACCAGTTTCACACACGCAGTTGACCTCGGTGGCTCCTGGAAATTGATTTGATCGATCGAGACACACTAACACCCACAAAAGAGTACGCCTGCAGTCGGACTGCCCTAACAATATTGGAGACTATCTGGTCTGGGTCTGGCTGCTTGGGTTCTCCTCAACAACGCTGAAGAATGGGGCTACAAGATACCGCTCCCTATCCCCAAAATTGCTGGTCTTGCTCTATTCTATCCTTCGCTGGATCGGACTGTGTCCAAGGCCCGGAAACGCGAAGGGCTCCCAAGACAGGATTTACTCTTGCCCAAAGGTTTAACTGACATCTTTGACGCTGCCTATCTGAAGCCGGTACCAATTTCTGAACGAGGTGACATCCGGTTATCACCTTCGCTTATGCCTGACGACTTGGTAGAACGACTGCCTCCAGTCTATCTCTGCCTCTGTGAGCACGATGTGCTTACCGCAGAGGGGATCGCATTTTCTAAACGTCTTGAGGATCATTCGATTGAGGTTTACGTACGGGTCATTCCTGATGCATGGCATGGATGGAATAAAGCACCAACCCCGGCAGACACAGTTGCGCAGGCATATAACGATGTTTTAGAGCTTATAAGAAAGTGGCTAgaataatatttattatatcaAATACAGAAAGAAACCAAATCAGAGGATCAGACCCTTATTAACTTTATTCTTAACCTAGTTTGACGAATATCTGCTCCTTGGCTGTATGGCAAAGATctataaaagttaaataagttattaatcTATAGGTAACAAGCCAAATCTCTACAGGCATCCACTTTACCAGGTTAAGGTCTATGCACTACAACAATATCCAACATTCTCACAAACTAGCGAGCTGATCCACCCTAGAGTCGAGAGATAACATGATCGAAAATCTGGTCTTGGACAGGCTTCATCAGACCGTACGATAAGTGATCACTGGCAAGCTGGCACGTGCAATTAGGGTCGAAGGAGCAGACAATATCATTCTATAGGCCCAGTGTTAGTGACAGGTTATATCTGGATAAGAAATACTCACCTCCAAGCAGATATCAGCGACCTTTCCACTGCGGTCAAAGCCATCGTTGAACGTAAGGATGCTGTCATTTGACTGCAGGGACTGGACGGCAAATAACCCATATGCAGTGCGGTTGTCATGGTGGCCTTGACTGTCATAGTTGGAGAGTCTACCAGGCGTGCGATACGGGTTGCCAACCATCACAACGCTGCTAACAGCGGCCATACTTGCATCATCAAGTTCACTTAGCACTCTCTGAACCACAGTTGCGCCCTGAGAATAGCCAAAGAGGAAGTAATTTTGCTTCGGGCAATCCTGAAGGCCATATTTGATAATATCGGTAACGAACTTTACACCACTGGTAACATTCTGGTCGAATCCAGCTGGGTAGACGACGGCTTGGCTAACGGCGCCAGTATTGTTGGCTAAAATCCGCTGAATAGTATTTTGGAACATAAGGGATACACCCTGCGGCTCTCCAGATCCTCGGGCATCAAGAAGTTCTAGGTCAAGAATTAGTATCTATCTCTTGTGCTTTGCGGAGGCGGGCGCAACTAACTGTAGGTAGCACATGGCTTCAATTGCTCAGGTGTTGATAAGTTGACGCGGGGAATGGCGAGATAAGCTGAATCGCCACAGCGGCAGCCGGACTCAGCAGAGGTAACCGCAGCGATGCCAGACAGAGTGGACAGAAAGAGGACTTTAGGAGAAACCATATTGAAGGCAGGTCCTAGATGTGTATTGTCAGGGAGTGTATGAAGTCAGAGAATTTAGGACGAAAGAATGGAAGAATAAGTTACTGTTTGGAATTAAACTAAGCTGGATCTATGATTCcattttatttatatattgACGTACAATGCCATCTACGCAATAAGACATTGAGGCTGACGGGTATTTGACACTTGGGTCCGGACTAGCGTGGACCTCGTATATCGGTACGAAGCATAGACCAGTTTCAAAATTTTAAGGCAAAGTTAATTTTATAGGCGAAGGCAAGCATATTGCTGTCTCATTGGTCTGACCAGCCACCGTGGATACATACGCGCGTAACCAGTCTTCCGGGAGCTGCAATCCGAATATGCCAAGCCAGATGTTGCTCAAGAAAATATTTACATAAATTACTTACGTAAATCTCTCCGTCAGTTCCAGTTCGCAATGTCCGATTCTCCCCTGTAAATGCAAAATCCTTCTTAGAACATCTAAGGCAAAATTGCTTGTCTCATTCTTCAGTTCTGTACACCTGGCCTTTTAAAGACGACTTACTATAGCTGCACTTACTGATACTGTCGGATTCAGTGAACGGTTGATTCATCAAAGTTAATTGCCAAACTATCATCATAGAAAGCCGAACACCGGACTTGTGCTTAGACCATTACAGTTAGCCTAGGAGGAGAAAGGTGATGCCGATCTCTTAGTCATCTAAGCAACGTACTTGATTCGCAATCTGAATCTTCCGCCTACCTCGCTGTTTTGAGCCAGGATGTTAACAGCTCCTATTAGGCACTATAGGGATGCGGCGAGCGCACAACAAGACGAGGACAGGCTGCCTGACATGCAAGCGAAGGAGAATCAAGGTTCGATCGTTACCGCCCTTTAATTGGACGCTCACCGACTCACCTATTGGCTCACATAGTGCGACGAGACGAAGCCGGCTTGTAGAAACTGCCAGATCCATGGCACCTCTGAATGCTTGTATGAGGCGCCAGAGGCCTCTCGGTCAGCAGAGACCTTAGTACTGACAGGTCAAGGTTTCCAGCCGGTCAATGGCATCTACACGCTTCAGCACCTAGGTCTACTGCATCACTTCACATCCTCCACGGCGCTGACACTCTCCGTCCACGGACAGGTTCAGAAGCTATGGCAGGTCGACATACCGCATATCGGATTATCTTTCCCATTTGTGATTCACGCGATTCTTGCCCTATCTTCGATGCATATGGCTCATGAGTTACCAGACGAGCATCAAGCCTATTGGGCATTGGGCATTGAGCTACAGCAGCAAGCTGTGACGGGCGCACAAAAGGCTTTGGATAACATCACAAGAGAAAACTGCACTGCTGTGTTTCTTTTCTCGGCACTGACATGCGTAATTTCGCTTGCCCGCGGCTGTGGCCACTCGCCCAAGTGTGGCCCTGGTAGCGAGCATCCCTCTGAAATAGGCTTTGAGAGCCTGCTTGAATGGGTTGTTCTTTACCGTGGCACGAGACATCTCCTCGGACCACCCTATGACGAGGTGTTACATTCTGGCCCATTGAAGCCCATGTTCGAGCTTGGGTCTAAACGAAGGATGCGTCTTCTCGCTCCTTTAGCCACTCTGGATACAGCCAAATCCAGCGCGTGGTCGAAGCTTCAAGCTGTAATATACGATCGTGTCAAAGATAGGGAACGGCTCGATGCATATGACACCACGATCGACCACCTGCGGCGAGCTTTTCACGCCGTTTACGATAAACCACTAGACGAGTTGGAAAACGTGGATGTGTTTGCCTGGATGTTTGCCATATCAGACAACTATGTGGCTTTGCTCAAGCTGCAGGATCCGATCGCTCTGGCTTTGTTTGCTTGCTTTGCTGGTTTGATGCGAGAGATGCACTCTATGTGGTGGACTCATGGTCGCGGGGAATGTTGTGTCAGCCAGATCTATTATAAGCTGAAGAGAGAGGAGGAATGGCTTGTTGAGTATGTCGTGAGTATAATCGACTGATGGTGCAACATTCTACGCGTTCATCTCTGTTATTTTTTATTTGTCAAGCAAGCTTTTTACGTTTCAAGGGTATGATATTTAAAATTATTCTGAAGTACTTAGAGTGACACATCTTATGACGTATTGGGTATCTGACGCAGCCCACCCTTTCAGCATCATACTAGAAATACGTTGTGCTTGCAGCTATCAGCGACCTTGAAACCAAGATCAGTGGAACTAACTATGCTCTGTCAATTAAGACGTTCTTCGCTTTGGTCCTCAATATAGTTCAAACTATAATCAATAGCAAGCCCAAGACTGATGACACCGCCGGTCATCCAACAGTTGTTGCAAAACCACCACCATATGTTCCCTGGATCCTTGAGTCTGACGCGTTTGATCATAGCACCGAGCGTCAATGCTGCTCCCCCACAGCTAATGGCGTAGAATGTGATGCCAGCTCCGGTAGCAACCCCAGCCCCAGCTAACAGTCCCACCATGCTGGCCGCTAGTCCTGCCAGAATATACTTCGTATTCGCCTTGTGTTTTAAGGCAATACTTTTTATACCAACTCCCGCATCATCGTTGATATCCATGTGGGCGTAAACCATATCATAGAGAACCGTCCACATGATGTTAGCGACGTATAGGCATCCAGCAGCTAGAAACATAGTCGAATCTGATATGATATCAACGCCAAGGGCAGGGAATCCCATCAAACTACCCCATGAAAAAGTTAAACCAAGGATGAATTGAGGGTAATATGTGATTCTTTTAGCCAAGGGATAGCTCACAACCAATAACAAGCTAGGAATTCCATATAGTATACATGAGGTGGGAAACTGAAGAAGGACTCCTAGACCTGCAAGAAGGTTAAAGCTTGTGAAAATTAAAGCCTGGAGTGGAGTAATTGCGCCTCTTGCTAAGGGTCGCAACCGGGTCCTAGCCACATGAGGATCTAGATTCCTGTCCCAGAGATCATTGATAGCACAGCCGGCTCCACGCATAATCACTGCCCCAGagagaaataaaatagaGGTACCAATGACAGAACCAGGCGTGGTTATAGGGGTCGTTGAAGAGGCAGCCATTAATGTTGAAAAAAGACACGGAAAGAAAAGGTAGTATATTCCAACTGGATTCTGTAATCGAAGTAGCTCAGCGTAAGGAATCCAAGATGTCGGCAATTTAGAGAGAAGATTGGTCTGGGGCAGGAGAAAACCGGGCTTGTGAGACGACTTGGTATGAAATCCTGACCGATTCGCAATGCAAGTGGCGGCATTAGATAGGGCGGCTCGAGACAGTTGTTTTGGCACATCACCGGGCTTTTGAGAAAAGAGTTTAACTCGCGGTAGTGATGGGGCTTTTAGGAAACGATTATTGCAGGCACATGACGAATGCCAAGTGGTAAGGCTAGGAAGCCTGCTGAATCTCATGCTTACTTTAGTCGGCTCTGACCTTGAAGCTTCAGGTCGTCGATAATCGGTTGaatcatgatgttgatgtaaTTTAAAGTTGCTCGGATCCAAAAAAGGGGAATGTCACATGACTAGGGTTACAAAGCAATGCTATAATAGGAAGTGCCAATACGGTCGCTCGGAGATtgtattaatataatatttatcgGGCCCCTAAGTAACATCAGGCATAGGGCGTACTGAAATGGGTTGCAACGTCTCAGGACTGGCGGCATGAGCGGCAATGACGGCAAATGTGCAGCTAAAGCATGGACCATGTTTTGCAAAAGGAGCGACTTTCGGAAATTCGCCATACACCGTTACATTTCATCCGGGGTCCGTGTTTTATCCGGCATTACTTTTCTAATAGGTTTATATATTACATAAAGTAAAGTGCATACATCTCTGTCCAACTGGTTATCTTCTACCTATTCTAGAAGAGGCAGATAATAGTAATACGAAAATCCAAGCTTCTTTAGGCTTTTACCAGCCGCTTAGTAGCTTACTGCAACTTCACCTAGatattcttaataatatataagcttCTGACTTTTCCAGTTGTATTACTTCAAGTAGAGTTTACTATTTTCTAGATATAACCTTTAGCTCGAGACAAAGGCCTTAGATACCTTATCTCtatttactaatatataagttaattcTTTACTTCCTTACACTTATCTCTGCCTTATACATCATCACATAATACCCAAACCGATAGCCACTTAAGTGTTCATAAGAAGTAATTAAAATATGTAGGAAaaatattatactaatacAGAACGGGTCCTATTTTGAGTTTTAGACTAATTAGATCTCCCTATCTTAGCATGGATTATTCTAAAACGTCCATAAAATTAACAGACCCTAAATAGCCAAATCCCAAACCCCGTTCTATCAGCTCATATCCCCTCTAGGTAGATGAAGGCGTGTAAGAAATCGCTGATAACTTACTGTGGAAATATGACCCGGATGCATGTGATAAAGTGAACAGGAAAGCCGCGTTTTTAAAACGAGGACTGCAGACAAGTCTTTGGCAAACCGCTATGTACGACTCTTACTAAGAAAAGAGATATCTGAGAGATAATTCGAGATGAGGCTATATCCGTTGCAGGTTTCTCTGAAGATTAGCTGGTTGCtatcttatattatctaatcAGATAAGGCGTCTTCCTCGCTGCCGCTTCCATTCCACTCCAACTCCTAGGCCTACATAAGCCTAGTCTTACCAGCAAATCAGCAGACTAACAGCTATCACACAATAGATCTTCTAATGTCTGGCCAGAAAGGTGTGATTGACTAGCTATTCAGCGCCGTGGTTGCTCGTCCCTCGCCCACTTCGTAGTATGCCAAAGGCCTGGACAGTCTCAGAATGAACTGTCAGAGTCGAAAAAGATGTCTTCAGGCTCTGTCGTCACGTCGTCTTCTGATCTCGTAGAGGAGGACTCTTCGACAGGCCACTTATTCAGACCCGCTCGCTGTTTTGCTGACACTGGACAATTTTCTTCCAAAGCCTCCCTCACCATCTTTCGAGTTCTAGATCTAAATATCTGACGATGTGAAACCACAAATAATGCCGCGTTGTACGCCATGTTGGTGTCCACAACGTTTGACTGCATAAGCACGTACAAAAGTCGAAACGCCGAATCTCGTGCGATATTCTTTAGTCCTCtgatctctcttctctcctctgGGTCCCATTCGTCCTTACCTTTCCTCATGTCGTACATGATGTCACGAATGGTGCGGCCTTCAGTGACGTCAATAGCAAGAGAATCAAGGGTGTCgcaaagaagatgatacTGGGAGAGCTGCATGGGCATGCGGCGAAAGAACTGTCGAAATCCCTTATCTACCCCGTAGCTGATCACTTCGGAGTAAGGCACATCGTTGTACTTGGCTCCCGTCGTTTCTATGGTCTTCCCTTGACCTCGGTCGAGCGTGTCGGACACCTCTGCCTCTTCATGTGTGCTCACTGTCATCTTCGCCTGCGTATTGCCTCTTTCTTCCCATTTAGAATACAAGAAGTGAGGCAACATGTCTCCCTTGTCGGCCCGGTAAAGTAACAATTTGCTTCCGTCTTCATATCTAACGGTAGCTTTCCCCCCAGATTGCCTGGCCAAGTTGGAGATTGTTTTGATTAGTGACGCTAACCGCTTCAGGTCATTCTGGTTAAGCTCCTCCCATCTCTTGACCTGAGCTTCTACGTCCTCGACTTGGGATACTTGAAACTCCCCTCGATAATGATATGCTCGCACGAGCTTTGAAGTTTGAGACACCCAGAGCTGTGCTGCAACTTCCTGTATGGGCAAGGGTCTGCTAGTTGCTCGGGTTTTGATTTCAAGGATTGACTCTGGAGGCACCACTCGACCTTCTTCCGTGATGACCAATTCCGATGGGACAGGATTGACGTTTGAGACGCCAGTGGCTGGCGACAAAGATAAACCTCTCATACTGGCGAGTAGAGGGTCGTCTTGTGGCCTTTCGATTTTGAATGAGTCGGTCTTATCGGTAGCCACGTATCCGTCGGCTTCGTAGCGTACAACAAATTCTAGGCCACCAAATCGATATGCGATGATCCTATGGTGACCAGTACTATCATTGACCTGATTGATGGTGTATTCTTTTTCAAATGCATGGCCAAAGCCGCGAAACTCATTTGGCGCAATAAACCTAGTAACCGCCGTCTCATCTCGGCCAAACAGTGCAGTCGTCCCGATGACCTCTACCCCTATGGTAAATGGCTCAAGATCGCCAGGGGCCAAGTCAGAATTGATGAAGGCCAGTAGCTTGCGGATGTTGTTTCGATCGGTTACAACGTCAACAGAGCGGATATCGAAAGCAGGATTTGTGAGGTATAAAGCGCGGAATAGCGGCTCTAGTGGACTCTCTGGATAACGAGCTTGATTTTGATTTATGAAATATGAGCCCGAATCCTTTTGGAGCTGCTTGGAGGTCTTAGGGGCTGACCAGAGAGGTGGGCTCCCTGGGACAGCGATCGTGGCAGTAGGCCTTTCAATCCAGTTGTAGGACGATAGATGCTTGACGTTGGTAATTGATGCAGGGGTGTAGATGCTGGGATCTTCAATATTACATCTATTGATCTCAGCAATAACGTTAGATGCCATAGTGAGATTAGATCACTGTAATAGTGATCTATCCTTATGTAGGGCAATTATTGAGGACTGTAAACATGCGTGGCGAACTCTTCCATCTTAAGCAAAATGCCAGGCCTTGAAGGAACCCGCAATACGCGCTTCGTGTTGACACACTAtttgctggtgctggctcGTATAGCTACGGGGAGCAGTTTCCAGTGTCCGATTGGCGAAGCGACTAGGTGTGTTGCACAACATATAGAACATCTGCGCCATTCCGTAGTCAAAGTGCTCCCATATGCAAAACTTCCCCAAAGTTTCCCGTGGCTGCATATTGATTGGTTTTGCCGGTGCCACGTCGGTGGCTCGCAGGTCATGCATTGGTTTGACGAGGTAACGAGCACTTTGGCCAGCATGTGTCCTCTTACAGTCATGATTATTAGATCACAGCAATCATCAAGGCTAGACTTTGCAAAGGTTCTACTCACTTGGTGAAATATAAGTGGCAAGATCTGCATCCCCAGCTTTGTTGTCCTTATTCTCGAGATTTGATAGCTTTTACTGCACTGAGGGGTTGTTGGTTGGTGACGAAATATGTCACACCCTGCTCAGCCGAGTTCCAACCACATTGCACTCAAATGGCGTGACTGATGTTTAGGACCCGCGCTATTTTCTGACCCATACATGCTGAAAAGGATACCATGACTCTCACCACACGTCACTTTTACTATATGGGATGGTGCATCCATCTTCACTGTAGAGTCTGTAGGAGGCCCACCACTGTGACAGTTGTCTCAGCTTCGTCTGATAAGGACGTGATAGCGCTGTGATATTATTTCCGTACAACAACCCTACTACTACTGTGGACTATAAGACTAGGTCACGGGATTGCCAAGTAGGCCGTGTTTTCCAGCATTTACCGCAAGTAAAGGCCATTGGAAAATTAAGTGATATGCCACGATAAATAGATTCAGAGATATTTAGGTGCAATGTTGGTTCTGAAAAGTTATTTGGAATCATCAGAAGTGGTAAAACTGATCTCATCCCTAAGCCCAATGGCCACGCCTATTGATGGTCGGCCTCCTGCATCTGCGATACGTGGtcttttccttcttgctTACCCcgctcctccttctcaagcgTTGTAGTCGGGAATCGAATCTGGTCCTGATGCGATAATCTGTTTCGTCCCAGTTCGTTGCGTGATATTCCTGACTAGTATAGATACCGTTACCACTATGTCCTTCGTAGATTATCTATACGATAGCGTTACTGCCAAAACATGGTAGAAGTGGCTGAAATCATGGTGTAAGTGCACCAAGAAGAGATATTCATTGAAAAGGTAGATAGAGCCAAAGTGCGTGCACTTTGCCAGCTGGGACTTAAAGGGATAAGGGAACCCTCACGAAAGGACGTCAAGCAGAAAACAACCTCCACGTTGGCTATGTAGACGATGTAGAGGTTTAGAGACATCAGTCTGCGTACCTGGCAGTGTTGCCTTGAGGCCTAAGCTCCGGGTCAAACCTCTCCGCATCCGTTCGCCCCTGCATTTGAGCTTCTCGCCTCCTAAACCTCCCGCCTCACTTTTCGGCGTTGGTCGAGCAAATCCAGTTGCTTCTCCTTTCATCTGTGCTTGATATATCTGTCCAGCCAACAATTGCCTTCTGATAAAGCATGACGGGAACACCAAAGCGCCACATATGTGATTCATTTTCTCCACATGTAGCTGGCC
This DNA window, taken from Fusarium oxysporum f. sp. lycopersici 4287 chromosome 7, whole genome shotgun sequence, encodes the following:
- a CDS encoding 4-hydroxybenzoate hexaprenyltransferase, producing MFLAAGCLYVANIMWTVLYDMVYAHMDINDDAGVGIKSIALKHKANTKYILAGLAASMVGLLAGAGVATGAGITFYAISCGGAALTLGAMIKRVRLKDPGNIWWWFCNNCWMTGGVISLGLAIDYSLNYIEDQSEERLN